TCGTAGGCCAAGTCATTATTTCCCGAATAATCGTTAATGGCTTCAAAAAAGGCGGATACCCTATCATTATCCTTCAACAAATCGAAATGATAAGAAGTTGCTTTGAATTTCATGAAAAAAAATAAAGTTATTTAGTGAGTATGGGAGTGGTCATGAGAATGTCCATCAGGCTCACTAAATTCTTCTCCGTTTGCGGTACTGGTTAATTTTACGTGTTCAACGCCTTTAAGCCTCATAATTCTTTCTGTTAAGTCACGAATTTCAGCAATATCTCCATTAACTACTACAATCTCCATACAGTATTTATCAGTCATGTGTATATGCATACTGGTGTTAATCTCATTTCTAAAACTGTGTTGAATTTCTGCGAGATTTTCCATTACGCCAGTATAATGGTGGTCATAGATAATAGTTATAATACCGATTCTTTCTCCCTCCATTGAATTCATCCATTGATAACGGACAATATAATCTTGAAGGGCATCACGAATACCTTTTGAACGAGATTGATAACCTCTTTCCTTTAATACCTCATCAAAATCAGCTAGTAATTTCTTAGGCAATGACATACTTATTCTCATCATATAAATAACCTTTTTATCATTAGTATAATATTTTTATTTTTACCTTATATAAATATTATGATAAAATCAGGAATTAATAATACTCAGATAATAAAAAAATAGTAAAAAATATTATTCAACGAGAAGGTAGTATTCGCCGTCGGACTTGTGGATATGTTTTAAAAGCCCCTTATTTTCCAGTGACAAAATAATATGGTACATTCTGAAATTTGACAATTTCAAATCCCCGTAAAGGAGATTGCCCTCAAGGATGTATTTGGAGACAAGGTTCTTATCATTCACAAGATTTTTTATAAGGTCAAAAGATTCCTTCTCCTTGATGTTGAGTTCCAGCTCCTCCAGATCCTTTTTGGAGTTGACTGTGTTGACCTCTATATCGGAATCTATTAATCTTACCGTGGAATCCTCAAATTCGATTAATTTCTTGTTTGAAAGGGAATTCAAGACCTGAACCAAATCGTATTCATGGAAACTTCCCACACAAAGCTCCTTTTTAAGAGCCTTCATTGGAATTTCGCCTTCATATTCCACGTCAAAGATTTTGATTTGGTCAAAAATAACCTCTTCCTTTCGGGTAATAGTAATCATATAAACAATTTCCAGCTTCTATTATTATAATAATATGATTTTGCTATTACTTAAATATATGTTTAAATATAATTATAAAGCATGGACCCTGAACAGATATTAACCGAACTGAGGGAAATATTCAGCCAAGACAGCTTTACAAAAAACGATTTGATGGTTATCCTGAAAAAAT
This is a stretch of genomic DNA from Methanobrevibacter millerae. It encodes these proteins:
- the nikR gene encoding nickel-responsive transcriptional regulator NikR, which encodes MMRISMSLPKKLLADFDEVLKERGYQSRSKGIRDALQDYIVRYQWMNSMEGERIGIITIIYDHHYTGVMENLAEIQHSFRNEINTSMHIHMTDKYCMEIVVVNGDIAEIRDLTERIMRLKGVEHVKLTSTANGEEFSEPDGHSHDHSHTH